The Lysinibacter cavernae genome has a window encoding:
- a CDS encoding ABC transporter permease, whose translation MSRTTPTLASTTWLVAEREIMVRLRSKAFLISTGILFAIILASILIGGFTSQNEPEATAVAVTTETEEIAAQNPSFDATVVDSVDAAKKLVTDGDVEAAIVPDSATDNPLGFKILGDDAAPTGVVNALSVSPPVDILNPASTDWFLLYIVSIAFGIVFMISASTFGGVIAQSVVEEKQTRVVEILMSAVPVRALMAGKIIGNSILAFCQIAVIAALSIIGLTVTGQGELLDAIGMPIVWFVIFFTIGFVLLAAMYAAAASMVSRQEDVGSVTTPVMMLIMIPYVLVIMFNTNDLVMTIMSYVPFSAAVGMPVRLFAGTVEWWEPIVSLVILVLSTLAMIAIGSRIYQGSLLRTSGRVKLKEALTAQK comes from the coding sequence ATGAGCCGCACAACCCCCACACTAGCTAGCACCACTTGGCTTGTTGCCGAGCGCGAGATCATGGTCCGCCTCCGTTCGAAGGCGTTCCTGATTTCCACGGGAATCCTGTTTGCGATCATCCTCGCGAGCATCCTCATCGGCGGCTTCACGTCGCAGAACGAGCCGGAAGCCACCGCAGTAGCCGTGACCACCGAGACCGAAGAGATCGCGGCGCAGAACCCGTCGTTCGACGCCACCGTTGTCGACAGTGTGGATGCCGCGAAGAAGCTCGTGACCGACGGTGACGTCGAGGCGGCGATCGTCCCCGATTCGGCCACCGATAACCCGCTTGGCTTCAAGATCCTCGGTGACGATGCAGCCCCAACGGGCGTCGTCAACGCGCTCAGCGTTTCGCCACCCGTCGACATCCTCAACCCGGCTTCGACCGACTGGTTCTTGCTCTACATCGTGTCGATTGCGTTTGGCATCGTCTTCATGATCTCCGCGAGCACCTTCGGCGGCGTCATCGCGCAGAGCGTTGTTGAAGAGAAGCAGACGCGAGTTGTTGAGATCCTCATGTCGGCCGTCCCCGTCCGTGCCCTCATGGCCGGAAAGATTATCGGCAACAGTATCCTTGCCTTCTGCCAGATCGCGGTGATCGCGGCCCTCTCAATCATTGGGCTGACCGTCACCGGCCAGGGCGAGCTGCTGGATGCCATCGGCATGCCGATCGTCTGGTTCGTGATCTTCTTCACGATTGGCTTTGTGCTCCTCGCGGCTATGTATGCGGCGGCGGCCTCGATGGTTTCACGCCAAGAAGACGTCGGCTCGGTCACGACTCCGGTGATGATGCTCATCATGATTCCGTACGTTCTCGTGATCATGTTCAACACCAACGATCTGGTTATGACGATCATGTCGTACGTGCCCTTCAGTGCGGCGGTTGGTATGCCCGTCCGTCTCTTCGCCGGAACCGTTGAGTGGTGGGAGCCCATCGTCTCGCTCGTCATCCTTGTGCTGTCGACGCTCGCAATGATCGCGATCGGTTCGCGCATCTACCAGGGCTCGCTGCTCCGCACGAGCGGCAGGGTCAAGCTGAAGGAAGCGCTGACCGCCCAAAAGTAA
- a CDS encoding CMD domain protein — MSTTTATPDVNASDVIDGLLGSTPGDHIDTLRSLRPDARANAQRSYEALFQPVDASEFSLAERYAVATFVAGLHRDARLTSFYAAGVENPEQLAAVEAEIAAGKTEGPYGTYRETGLQSENQPGLEFEVTDAGRAALGDRLTAALEHAHFLVFHPRDSRPERLEKLLSAGWSTTGIVTLSQLIAFLTFQIRIVAGLSQLSQSTKGA, encoded by the coding sequence ATGAGTACTACAACCGCAACACCAGACGTCAACGCCTCTGATGTCATCGACGGGCTGCTTGGCAGCACGCCGGGCGACCACATCGACACGCTCCGCTCGCTCCGCCCCGATGCCAGGGCAAACGCGCAGCGCAGTTACGAGGCCCTCTTCCAGCCGGTCGACGCGAGTGAGTTCAGCTTGGCTGAGCGCTACGCCGTTGCGACCTTTGTTGCCGGCCTGCACCGGGATGCTCGCCTCACGTCGTTCTACGCCGCCGGCGTTGAGAACCCAGAACAACTCGCGGCAGTTGAGGCAGAGATTGCAGCGGGCAAGACCGAGGGACCGTATGGCACCTACCGCGAGACGGGTCTCCAATCCGAGAACCAGCCTGGCCTTGAGTTCGAGGTGACGGATGCCGGACGCGCCGCCCTCGGAGACCGCCTCACCGCGGCCCTCGAACACGCCCACTTCCTGGTGTTCCACCCCCGCGACTCGCGCCCTGAGCGCCTCGAGAAACTACTCAGCGCCGGATGGTCAACGACCGGCATTGTGACGCTCTCGCAGCTCATCGCGTTCCTCACATTCCAGATCCGCATCGTGGCAGGCCTCTCGCAGCTGTCACAGAGCACGAAAGGCGCCTAG
- a CDS encoding alkylhydroperoxidase domain protein, whose translation MTVPAASATETITTYPELDRPEAFTQENIGWVPWLTPLPVEDFTDRHWDGVVDRSRAKSPYFALLARDPEILAARTKTDNDIFYNTKGGLPRAERELAATATSRFNGCVFCASVHSRFSSHYSKRTEDVQRLLDEGVSTQLDERWSAIIAASVALAATPVQFSAEHVERLTAAGLEDYEIVDVINGSAFFNWANRLMLSLGEPENPAP comes from the coding sequence ATGACCGTTCCAGCAGCATCCGCAACCGAAACCATCACGACATACCCCGAGCTCGACCGGCCAGAGGCATTCACGCAGGAGAACATCGGCTGGGTGCCGTGGCTCACGCCCCTCCCCGTCGAGGATTTCACCGACCGTCATTGGGATGGCGTGGTCGATAGGTCGCGCGCGAAGTCGCCATACTTCGCGTTGCTGGCCCGCGACCCAGAGATTCTTGCGGCCCGCACCAAGACCGATAACGACATCTTTTACAACACCAAGGGCGGGCTCCCCCGCGCCGAGCGTGAGCTGGCCGCTACGGCGACCTCTCGCTTCAACGGCTGCGTCTTCTGCGCCTCGGTGCACTCGCGATTCTCGAGCCACTACTCAAAGCGCACCGAAGACGTGCAGCGCCTGCTCGACGAAGGCGTATCGACGCAGCTCGACGAGCGCTGGAGCGCAATCATCGCCGCATCCGTTGCCCTCGCTGCCACCCCGGTGCAGTTCTCAGCCGAGCACGTCGAGCGCCTGACCGCAGCCGGCCTCGAGGACTACGAAATCGTGGATGTCATCAACGGCTCGGCCTTCTTCAACTGGGCCAACCGCCTCATGCTCTCACTCGGCGAGCCCGAAAACCCAGCCCCCTAG
- a CDS encoding response regulator, with product MTEPSIRVLLVDDQELVRAGFRTIMSIDARIDVVGEAGTGVEAVAAARELNPDVICLDVQMPDMDGIEATRIITADPSVTSAVLILTTFNRDDYLFSALAAGASGFMLKNSSPEQLIAAIVSVASGDALLSPQVTRSVIERFAQTEAGAATDGGDSDGGGLAGTVLAGTVHAGTVLAGEAVAQPEPTSAIPEPDDAPHLQLTERELEVLKLVAQGLSNLEIAGELFVSEATIKTHVSNLLRKLSLRDRIQAVIYAYEYGVL from the coding sequence ATGACCGAACCGAGCATCCGCGTTCTTCTCGTCGACGACCAAGAACTCGTGCGAGCCGGCTTTCGCACGATCATGTCGATCGACGCGCGCATCGACGTTGTTGGCGAGGCAGGCACTGGGGTCGAGGCGGTTGCCGCGGCCAGGGAGCTGAACCCAGACGTCATTTGCCTCGACGTGCAGATGCCCGACATGGACGGCATCGAGGCGACCCGCATCATCACCGCCGACCCCTCCGTGACCTCGGCGGTGCTCATCCTCACCACCTTCAACCGAGACGACTACCTCTTCTCTGCCCTCGCGGCAGGGGCCAGCGGATTCATGTTGAAGAACTCCTCGCCGGAACAGCTCATCGCGGCAATCGTCTCCGTCGCCTCCGGCGATGCGCTGCTGTCGCCGCAGGTCACTCGGAGCGTGATCGAGCGGTTTGCGCAGACAGAGGCAGGGGCAGCCACTGATGGAGGGGACTCGGACGGAGGGGGCCTTGCCGGAACCGTCCTTGCTGGAACGGTCCATGCCGGAACCGTCCTTGCTGGCGAGGCCGTTGCTCAGCCCGAACCGACTAGCGCCATCCCTGAGCCTGATGATGCCCCGCACCTTCAGCTCACGGAGCGTGAACTTGAGGTGCTCAAACTCGTGGCGCAGGGGCTTTCCAACCTCGAAATCGCCGGCGAGCTGTTTGTCAGCGAGGCGACGATCAAGACCCACGTGTCGAACCTGCTGCGCAAGCTCAGCCTGCGCGACCGCATCCAGGCCGTCATCTACGCATACGAGTACGGCGTACTCTAG
- a CDS encoding DUF6421 family protein — protein MSMNNTTTRDVRTIVGEPEVVEDRGNATQQADLRNDDRWMRLKAAASEFQALQLQDGSLADQDQLGRARELIETVATNVEALLPVFPHDSAYLTALAADLRRWSEDGVGVPDFLDSLVEFQPQQHRADGVRHLVVFPMYTQNGSRSRLLEAVLIEVIWPEFVAELEAGDYGNALFVPIRFIDFTAGYDTNSAVLFPETVAMREIPPFTWGAIFADREAARYRTVVREAAAVTHLALPPAARAILDDQTVAEETFIMWDLIHDRTHMRGDLPFDPFMIKQRMPFFLYTLEELRCDLTAFRECVRIERHLSSIEADALTESQAKMLARAKQVQFAVIFDRIFRFALTGSRTRNYDGLGGQLLFAWLHQNHVLNWTDTKLDIDWAHVPDVVVKLGDAIDDLYWKSIDRPKVAHWLAAYDLVSSVVTPHPASTWAKGPDALPLTGTPRELTDLIMDDEFPLSMFYEALSKKMVDVIESTAGITGY, from the coding sequence ATGTCCATGAACAACACCACTACACGTGATGTCCGCACCATTGTTGGAGAGCCCGAGGTTGTCGAAGACCGCGGAAACGCCACCCAGCAAGCAGACCTCAGGAATGACGACCGATGGATGCGCCTCAAGGCCGCAGCATCCGAGTTCCAGGCCCTGCAGCTGCAAGACGGTTCGTTGGCAGACCAAGACCAGCTTGGCCGGGCTCGCGAACTTATCGAAACCGTTGCGACCAACGTTGAGGCGCTGCTGCCCGTGTTCCCACACGACTCGGCCTACCTCACCGCCCTCGCGGCAGATCTTCGACGCTGGAGTGAAGACGGGGTAGGCGTACCCGACTTTCTTGACTCGCTTGTCGAATTTCAGCCGCAGCAGCACCGGGCCGACGGCGTCCGTCACCTGGTTGTTTTCCCCATGTACACCCAAAATGGCAGCAGGTCTCGTTTGCTCGAGGCCGTGCTTATCGAGGTGATCTGGCCTGAGTTCGTTGCCGAACTCGAAGCCGGAGACTACGGCAATGCCCTGTTTGTGCCCATCCGGTTTATTGATTTTACGGCCGGCTACGACACCAACTCGGCGGTTCTGTTCCCCGAGACCGTCGCGATGCGCGAGATTCCACCCTTTACCTGGGGTGCCATCTTTGCCGACCGTGAAGCAGCGCGCTACCGCACCGTGGTGCGCGAAGCCGCTGCCGTGACCCACCTGGCGCTGCCGCCAGCGGCGCGGGCCATTCTCGACGACCAGACCGTTGCCGAAGAAACCTTCATCATGTGGGACCTCATCCACGACCGCACACACATGCGCGGTGACCTGCCATTTGATCCGTTCATGATCAAACAGCGGATGCCGTTCTTCCTGTACACGCTCGAAGAACTGCGCTGCGACCTCACGGCCTTCCGCGAGTGCGTGCGCATCGAACGACACCTGTCGTCGATCGAGGCGGATGCGCTCACCGAGTCGCAGGCCAAGATGCTGGCCCGCGCCAAGCAGGTGCAATTCGCGGTCATCTTCGACCGCATCTTCCGCTTCGCCCTCACCGGTTCGCGCACGCGAAACTATGACGGGCTTGGCGGGCAGTTGCTCTTCGCCTGGCTGCACCAGAATCACGTGCTCAACTGGACCGACACCAAGCTCGACATCGACTGGGCGCACGTGCCCGATGTCGTTGTGAAACTTGGCGATGCAATTGACGACCTGTACTGGAAGTCGATCGATCGGCCAAAGGTGGCCCACTGGCTCGCGGCTTACGACCTCGTGTCGTCGGTTGTGACGCCGCATCCGGCATCCACCTGGGCGAAGGGTCCCGATGCGCTGCCCCTCACCGGCACGCCGAGGGAACTCACCGACCTCATCATGGACGACGAGTTCCCGCTGTCGATGTTCTACGAGGCACTCAGCAAAAAAATGGTTGATGTTATCGAGTCAACCGCCGGCATTACGGGTTACTAA
- the aztD gene encoding zinc metallochaperone AztD — MNTNHDTASSPKTAHNRRPRRTHVAAGAALAASAMLLTACTSEATATGPETATPSASEAHSHDLQASRLAITYDGGVLVLDGDSLEVVSDIPLAGFNRVNPAGDDRHVIVSTSDAFRVLDTGLVTHDDHIHEETPVLTEITFSADRPGHVVTHAGRTVLFSDGSGLVESFASEELANGKPPTEQYTTAQPHHGVAVELEDGGMLVTLGGEDERSGVAVLNDAREEVTRSEECPGVHGEATAKNEAVAVGCENGALIYTNGAITKVSSPDAAGRIGTLVGASDQAVLLGDYKVGDNKTPEQVSLLDTASKQLNIVDLGTSYSFRSLARGPRGEALVLGTDGAIHVIDQTSGTVSESIPVVDAWTEPTEWKDPRPALFVLGGIAYVTDPATQSIHAVDLESGDIQTTAELPHVPNELTGVGV; from the coding sequence ATGAATACGAACCATGACACAGCGTCATCCCCAAAAACAGCCCACAATCGACGACCTCGGAGAACGCACGTCGCCGCTGGTGCCGCGCTTGCCGCATCCGCCATGCTGCTCACCGCCTGTACCTCAGAGGCCACCGCGACCGGCCCCGAGACCGCGACCCCATCCGCATCCGAGGCCCACAGCCACGACCTCCAAGCATCCCGGCTCGCGATCACCTACGACGGGGGAGTGCTCGTGCTTGACGGTGACTCGCTCGAGGTGGTCAGCGATATCCCCCTCGCCGGCTTTAACCGCGTCAACCCCGCTGGCGACGACCGGCACGTAATAGTTTCAACCTCCGACGCGTTCCGTGTGCTCGACACCGGACTCGTGACGCACGATGACCACATCCACGAAGAGACCCCAGTGCTCACCGAGATCACCTTCTCCGCCGACCGGCCTGGGCACGTCGTGACGCATGCAGGGCGAACGGTGTTGTTCAGCGACGGGTCTGGACTGGTCGAATCCTTCGCCTCCGAGGAACTCGCCAACGGCAAGCCGCCAACCGAGCAGTACACAACCGCGCAGCCCCATCACGGCGTCGCGGTTGAGCTTGAAGACGGTGGGATGCTCGTCACGCTCGGCGGGGAGGACGAGCGCTCCGGCGTCGCGGTACTGAACGATGCCCGCGAGGAAGTCACCCGCAGCGAAGAGTGCCCTGGCGTGCACGGCGAAGCGACCGCGAAGAATGAGGCGGTTGCCGTTGGCTGCGAAAACGGCGCGCTCATCTACACAAACGGCGCGATCACGAAGGTGAGCAGCCCGGATGCCGCCGGCCGCATCGGCACGCTTGTTGGCGCGAGCGATCAGGCCGTGCTGCTTGGCGACTACAAGGTTGGCGACAACAAGACGCCGGAGCAGGTTTCGCTGCTGGATACCGCGTCGAAGCAGCTGAATATCGTGGATCTTGGCACGAGCTATTCCTTCCGCTCCCTCGCCCGCGGCCCGCGCGGTGAGGCGCTGGTGCTGGGAACGGATGGCGCCATCCATGTGATCGACCAGACATCCGGAACGGTCAGCGAGAGCATCCCCGTCGTGGATGCCTGGACCGAACCAACCGAATGGAAAGACCCGCGCCCCGCACTGTTTGTGCTTGGCGGGATCGCCTACGTGACCGACCCTGCCACGCAGAGCATCCACGCGGTTGACCTCGAAAGTGGAGATATCCAGACCACCGCCGAACTCCCGCACGTGCCAAACGAGTTGACCGGGGTCGGGGTCTAA
- a CDS encoding putative FMN-dependent luciferase-like monooxygenase has translation MSTKRLGFFSRILDDTSAGERYRLATEQITHAERFGFDSAWVAQHHFHGAEGGLPSPLVFLANVAAQTSSIRLGTGIITLPLENPIRVAEDAAVLDLLSGGRLEIGLGTGGTPSSFTTFGLESAARSEIFGEHFQVLLDAWGGNPINGGENRLYPASPQLLDRIWQATFSAGGATRAGQRGDGLLLSRTQPRSADAPNATLSDIQNPIIDAYLDNLPSGATPRILGSRTLFVADSRDEARAFAHKGLVASRNALRGMGQGTDSDDLDELIATFDVHVGTPDEVAESLAADTALARVTDVAFQVHSVDPPHEHILRSIELTATTVAPALGWKQELARA, from the coding sequence ATGAGTACCAAACGACTTGGGTTTTTTAGCCGCATCCTCGATGACACGAGCGCCGGCGAGCGGTATCGCCTCGCCACCGAGCAGATCACGCACGCCGAGCGCTTCGGCTTCGATTCCGCCTGGGTAGCCCAGCATCATTTCCACGGCGCAGAGGGCGGCCTGCCATCCCCACTCGTATTCCTTGCCAATGTCGCTGCACAGACCAGCAGCATCCGCCTTGGCACGGGCATCATCACCCTGCCCCTCGAGAACCCCATTCGCGTTGCAGAGGATGCCGCGGTGCTCGACCTCCTCTCGGGCGGCCGACTCGAAATTGGGCTCGGCACTGGCGGCACCCCGTCCTCGTTCACGACGTTTGGCCTCGAATCGGCGGCGCGCAGCGAGATCTTCGGCGAGCATTTTCAAGTGCTGCTGGATGCCTGGGGCGGCAACCCCATCAACGGCGGCGAAAACCGCCTCTATCCGGCTTCGCCCCAGCTGCTTGACCGCATTTGGCAGGCAACGTTTAGCGCTGGCGGGGCTACTCGTGCTGGGCAGAGGGGCGACGGGCTCCTCCTTTCTCGCACACAGCCGCGGTCGGCGGATGCCCCGAACGCAACGCTTTCGGACATCCAGAACCCCATCATCGACGCGTACCTCGACAACCTGCCGTCGGGGGCGACTCCGCGCATCCTCGGCTCCCGCACCCTGTTTGTTGCCGATTCTCGCGATGAGGCCCGCGCATTTGCGCATAAGGGACTCGTTGCCTCCCGCAACGCACTCCGCGGCATGGGGCAGGGAACCGACAGCGACGACCTCGACGAACTCATCGCCACGTTTGATGTTCACGTTGGGACGCCCGACGAGGTCGCGGAATCACTCGCTGCTGACACCGCGCTTGCGAGGGTCACCGACGTCGCGTTCCAGGTGCACTCGGTTGACCCACCCCACGAGCACATTCTGCGTTCCATCGAGCTGACGGCCACCACGGTCGCACCGGCGCTCGGCTGGAAACAGGAACTCGCGCGCGCATAA
- a CDS encoding NAD(P)-dependent alcohol dehydrogenase yields MKAVQYQTIGELPVVADIDIPEPGPGQVRLKITAAGLCHSDWFLMGLPAEMYSYGLPLTLGHEGAGIVDKVGEGVVAVKPGDDVAVYGPWGCGRCSECAQGRENYCPFAGELGITPPGLGSPGCMAEYMIVDDVRHLVPLNGLDPVQTVSLTDAGLTPYHAIKHSLDKLPAGSTAVVIGTGGLGHVGIQILRAISGAVVIALDVNDEKLAHAREVGAHHTIISDSDAPAKIRDLTGGIGADVVFDFVGATPTLEIARQSVRIDGSIESVGIGGGVLATGFGSTPFGVSVRAPYWGSRSELMEVLELARTGQVHVTVEQYSIDEAPDAYHRLHEGKVTGRAVVVP; encoded by the coding sequence ATGAAAGCCGTCCAATACCAAACCATCGGCGAACTGCCCGTTGTTGCAGACATTGACATCCCGGAACCGGGCCCAGGCCAGGTCCGACTCAAAATAACCGCGGCTGGCCTGTGCCACTCGGACTGGTTCCTTATGGGACTCCCCGCCGAAATGTACTCGTACGGGCTGCCCCTCACGCTCGGCCACGAGGGCGCCGGAATTGTTGACAAGGTCGGCGAAGGCGTTGTTGCAGTCAAGCCTGGCGACGATGTCGCCGTCTATGGGCCCTGGGGCTGCGGACGCTGCAGCGAATGCGCGCAAGGCCGAGAGAACTACTGCCCCTTTGCCGGAGAACTTGGCATCACCCCTCCAGGTCTCGGCTCGCCCGGATGCATGGCCGAGTACATGATCGTCGACGACGTACGCCACCTTGTCCCCCTGAACGGCCTCGACCCGGTGCAAACCGTTTCACTGACCGACGCAGGCCTCACGCCCTATCACGCCATCAAGCACTCGCTCGATAAGCTGCCAGCAGGCTCAACCGCCGTTGTCATCGGAACCGGCGGACTCGGCCACGTTGGCATCCAGATCCTGCGGGCCATCTCGGGCGCCGTTGTGATCGCGCTCGACGTGAACGATGAAAAGCTCGCCCACGCCCGCGAGGTTGGCGCGCACCACACGATCATCTCCGATTCGGATGCCCCAGCCAAGATCCGCGACCTCACCGGCGGCATCGGCGCAGACGTTGTCTTCGATTTTGTTGGCGCAACGCCAACGCTTGAGATCGCTCGCCAGTCCGTTCGTATCGATGGTTCCATCGAGTCCGTCGGCATCGGCGGCGGCGTACTCGCGACAGGCTTCGGCTCCACCCCGTTTGGCGTTTCGGTTCGCGCACCCTACTGGGGTAGCCGCTCCGAGCTCATGGAGGTACTTGAGCTCGCCCGCACCGGCCAGGTGCACGTCACGGTTGAGCAGTACTCGATCGATGAGGCACCGGATGCCTACCACCGCCTGCACGAGGGCAAGGTAACGGGCCGCGCGGTCGTGGTTCCGTAA
- a CDS encoding sensor histidine kinase: MNQVLLNDPDASDWARPEVTPTQRRTDVIGAIALFLGAILSMALYRISGYMKDPAPDWLSLVVVAGTMLPLAFRRRWPMPILIVVAAGCIVMWTISVPEPLFSNIALFMALYTVGAWSSRRNLALYVRAIVIVVCLGWLVVSMFRMATGDTLTDADEALGIKAGAIMSPFVAYALIQLLTNLLYFGGAYYFGNHAYEAARERARAEISAHEQLLQRGVIAQQAVTIERLRIARELHDAVAHHVSVMGVQAGAARAVLDSNPEAAKAALSIVENGSRNAIEELHGLLGALRAPEQPGVLEDEQNAEINSAYASLGVSSIPILVDQAVASGMPASFAVVGKPRELSPVTSLNLYRITQESLTNARKHGGPHISATVRLRYLDDAVEVEISNTSRSTKAAGQRAGRRASQLNQLGAGLGILGMRERVATDGGELHTSVPERGGFVVRARIPLTNTTTS; the protein is encoded by the coding sequence GTGAACCAGGTTTTGCTCAACGACCCCGACGCCTCAGACTGGGCGCGCCCCGAGGTCACCCCCACCCAGCGACGAACCGACGTCATCGGCGCGATCGCCCTCTTTCTCGGCGCCATTCTCAGCATGGCCCTGTATCGCATTTCCGGATACATGAAGGACCCGGCGCCGGATTGGCTCTCGCTCGTTGTTGTCGCGGGAACCATGCTTCCCCTCGCCTTCCGCAGGCGCTGGCCGATGCCCATCCTGATCGTCGTCGCTGCCGGTTGCATTGTCATGTGGACCATCTCGGTTCCGGAACCACTCTTCTCGAACATCGCGCTCTTCATGGCGCTGTACACCGTCGGCGCGTGGTCGAGCCGCCGAAACCTCGCGCTCTACGTCAGGGCAATCGTCATCGTTGTGTGCCTCGGTTGGCTCGTTGTGAGCATGTTCAGGATGGCAACCGGAGACACCCTGACGGATGCCGACGAGGCCCTTGGCATCAAGGCCGGCGCAATCATGTCGCCGTTTGTTGCCTACGCGCTCATCCAGTTGCTGACTAACCTCCTGTATTTTGGCGGTGCCTACTACTTTGGAAACCACGCATACGAGGCGGCCCGCGAACGCGCCCGAGCTGAGATCAGCGCCCACGAGCAGCTCTTGCAGCGCGGGGTCATCGCCCAGCAGGCGGTCACGATCGAGCGCTTGCGCATCGCCCGCGAACTTCACGATGCCGTCGCCCATCACGTATCGGTCATGGGGGTCCAAGCCGGGGCCGCAAGAGCAGTGCTCGACTCAAATCCCGAGGCGGCAAAGGCCGCGCTCAGCATCGTAGAGAACGGGTCACGCAACGCCATCGAGGAATTACACGGGCTCCTCGGCGCGCTCCGCGCTCCAGAGCAACCCGGCGTGCTTGAGGACGAACAGAATGCCGAGATAAATTCGGCATACGCCTCACTTGGCGTCTCAAGCATCCCCATCCTCGTCGACCAGGCCGTTGCGAGCGGGATGCCGGCAAGCTTTGCCGTCGTTGGCAAGCCGCGCGAGCTGAGTCCCGTGACCTCGCTCAACCTGTACCGAATCACGCAAGAGTCACTCACCAATGCGCGCAAGCATGGCGGGCCGCACATCAGCGCCACCGTGCGGTTGCGCTACCTCGACGACGCGGTTGAAGTCGAAATTAGCAATACGTCTCGATCAACAAAAGCCGCCGGCCAGCGAGCGGGGCGCAGGGCCAGCCAGCTGAATCAGCTGGGAGCCGGCCTTGGCATCCTTGGCATGCGCGAACGCGTTGCAACCGATGGCGGCGAACTGCACACGAGCGTCCCTGAGCGCGGCGGTTTTGTCGTTCGCGCGAGGATCCCACTGACCAACACCACAACCAGCTAG
- a CDS encoding ATP-binding cassette domain-containing protein yields MLTLSNINRSFGDRQVLTDVSFNIADGRMTGFVGGNGAGKTTTMRIILGVLGADSGEVTLNGSALSDVDRRRFGYMPEERGLYPKMKLEEQLVYLARLHGFSKPSASKNARALLEELGLGERMNDTVESLSLGNQQRTQIAAALIHQPDVLILDEPFSGLDPMAVDSVMRVLQERATAGVPVLFSSHQLDIVEQLCDDLVIIAGGQVKASGPREVLREQFSTNRYELDHAGDAGWLRDAPGVSVVEFDAGYALFDVDTDATAQAVLQRAMQGGAVRRFGPNRPTLAQIFREVVTAA; encoded by the coding sequence GTGCTGACACTCAGCAACATCAACAGGTCGTTCGGCGACCGGCAGGTGCTCACCGACGTGAGCTTCAACATCGCGGACGGCCGCATGACCGGCTTTGTTGGCGGCAACGGCGCAGGCAAAACGACCACAATGCGCATCATCCTCGGCGTGCTCGGCGCCGACTCTGGCGAGGTAACGCTCAACGGCTCAGCCCTCTCCGATGTTGATCGCCGCCGCTTCGGCTACATGCCAGAAGAGCGTGGCCTCTACCCAAAGATGAAGCTCGAAGAGCAGCTCGTCTACCTGGCCCGCCTGCACGGTTTCAGCAAGCCCTCGGCATCCAAGAACGCTCGCGCACTGCTCGAAGAGCTTGGCCTCGGCGAGCGGATGAACGACACGGTTGAAAGCCTCTCGCTCGGCAACCAGCAGCGCACGCAGATCGCCGCGGCGCTCATCCACCAGCCAGACGTCCTCATCCTTGACGAGCCGTTCTCAGGCCTCGACCCAATGGCGGTTGACTCCGTGATGCGGGTGCTGCAGGAGCGCGCGACCGCGGGAGTTCCCGTCCTCTTCTCATCGCACCAGCTCGACATCGTTGAGCAGCTGTGTGACGACCTCGTGATTATCGCTGGAGGCCAGGTCAAGGCATCCGGCCCCCGCGAGGTCCTGCGCGAGCAGTTCAGCACCAACCGGTACGAGCTTGACCACGCCGGCGACGCTGGCTGGCTTCGCGACGCACCAGGAGTATCCGTCGTCGAGTTTGACGCCGGCTACGCGCTTTTCGACGTCGACACCGACGCAACGGCCCAGGCCGTTCTCCAGCGGGCAATGCAGGGCGGCGCCGTCCGCCGCTTTGGCCCGAACCGCCCAACACTCGCCCAGATCTTCCGAGAGGTAGTGACCGCAGCATGA